A window of the Brassica oleracea var. oleracea cultivar TO1000 chromosome C1, BOL, whole genome shotgun sequence genome harbors these coding sequences:
- the LOC106299843 gene encoding cadmium/zinc-transporting ATPase HMA3 has product MADGEDTTKKNLQTSYFDVVGICCSMEVPLVGDVLRPLNGVKEFSVIVPSRTVIVVHDTFLISPLQIVKALNEARLEASVRPYGETSFKSQWPSPFALVSGVLLALSFLKYFYSLLEWFAVVAVVAGIYPILAKAVASVTRFRLDINALTLIAVIATVCMEDYTEAATIVFLFSVADWLESSAAHKASTVMSSLMSLAPRKAVIAETGIEVDVDEVELNTVVSVKAGESIPIDGVVVDGSCDVDEKTLTGESFPVSKQRDSTVLAATINLNGYIKVKTTVLARDCVVAKMTKLVEEPQKSQTKTQRFIDKCSRYYTPAVVVVAACFALIPFLLKVHNLSHWFHLALVVLVSGCPCGLILSTPVATFCALTKAATSGFLIKTGDCLETLAKIKIAAFDKTGTITKAEFTVSDFKSLSHSINLQNLIYWVSSIESKSSHPMAEALIDYARSVSIEPKPDMVENFQNFPGEGVYGKIDGQDIYIGNKRIAQRAGCLTVPDSEADMKGGKTIGYIYIGEELTGSFSLLDGCRHGVAQALKELKSLGITTAMLTGDNRDAAMSIQQQLGNALDIVHTELLPQDKARIIDEFKSQGPTMMVGDGLNDAPALAKADIGISMGISGSALATETGDIILMSNDLRKIPKGMRLAKRSHRKVIENVVLSVSIKGAIMGLGFAGYPLTWAAVLADAGTCLLVILNSMMLLRDEREAVSACYRASPSSCTPSLLKFEEDLEVGLLQKSEETSNKSCCSGCCGGPKGTQQK; this is encoded by the exons ATGGCGGACGGTGAAGACACGACGAAGAAGAATCTACAGACAAGCTACTTCGACGTGGTCGGAATCTGCTGTTCAATGGAGGTTCCTCTTGTCGGAGACGTTCTCCGTCCACTTAACGGCGTCAAAGAATTCTCCGTCATCGTCCCTTCAAGAACCGTCATCGTAGTCCACGACACCTTCTTGATATCTCCGCTTCAAATCG TGAAGGCACTGAATGAAGCAAGACTAGAGGCAAGCGTGAGACCATACGGAGAGACAAGCTTCAAGAGTCAATGGCCAAGCCCTTTCGCATTGGTCTCTGGTGTATTGCTTGCTCTCTCCTTCCTCAAATACTTCTATAGTCTTCTTGAGTGGTTCGCTGTCGTTGCCGTGGTTGCTGGAATTTACCCTATTTTGGCCAAAGCTGTTGCTTCGGTCACAAGGTTCAGGCTTGACATCAACGCTCTCACTCTTATTGCTG TGATTGCAACGGTATGTATGGAGGATTACACAGAAGCTGCCACAATTGTGTTTCTATTCTCTGTTGCAGATTGGCTAGAGTCAAGTGCTGCTCATAAG GCAAGCACAGTGATGTCATCTCTAATGAGCTTAGCGCCACGAAAAGCAGTGATAGCAGAAACTGGAATAGAAGTTGATGTAGATGAGGTTGAGTTAAACACTGTTGTTTCAGTCAAAGCTGGTGAGAGTATACCAATCGATGGAGTTGTGGTTGATGGAAGCTGTGATGTGGATGAGAAAACATTGACAGGAGAATCATTCCCTGTCTCCAAACAAAGAGACTCAACTGTTTTGGCTGCAACTATAAATCTTAATG GTTACATAAAGGTGAAAACAACAGTTCTAGCCAGAGACTGCGTGGTTGCGAAAATGACAAAGCTCGTAGAAGAACCACAGAAAAGCCAAACTAAAACTCAAAGGTTTATAGACAAATGTTCTCGCTACTACACTCCAG CTGTTGTTGTAGTAGCAGCATGTTTTGCTCTCATCCCGTTTTTATTAAAGGTTCACAACCTCAGCCATTGGTTTCACTTAGCACTTGTAGTGTTAGTAAGCGGTTGTCCATGTGGTCTCATCCTATCCACACCTGTTGCTACCTTTTGTGCTCTTACTAAGGCAGCCACATCAGGGTTTCTGATCAAAACCGGTGATTGTCTAGAAACTTTAGCAAAGATTAAGATTGCTGCTTTTGACAAAACAGGAACTATCACAAAAGCTGAGTTCACAGTCTCAGATTTTAAGTCTCTTTCTCACAGTATCAATCTGCAAAATCTGATTTACTG GGTCTCAAGCATCGAAAGCAAGTCAAGCCACCCAATGGCAGAGGCTCTTATTGACTACGCGAGATCAGTTTCTATCGAGCCTAAGCCTGATATGGTTGAGAACTTTCAGAACTTTCCAGGAGAAGGAGTTTATGGGAAAATAGACGGTCAAGATATCTACATTGGTAACAAAAGAATTGCACAGAGAGCTGGATGCTTAACAG TTCCGGATAGTGAAGCTGATATGAAGGGTGGTAAGACCATTGGTTACATATACATTGGTGAAGAACTGACAGGAAGTTTCAGCCTTTTGGATGGTTGTCGACATGGGGTTGCTCAAGCTCTCAAGGAGCTTAAGTCCTTAGGCATCACAACTGCAATGCTCACAGGAGATAACAGAGATGCAGCCATGTCTATTCAACAACAG CTAGGGAATGCTTTGGATATAGTTCACACTGAACTTCTTCCACAAGACAAAGCAAGAATCATCGATGAGTTCAAGAGCCAAGGGCCTACAATGATGGTGGGAGATGGACTTAACGATGCACCGGCCTTAGCTAAAGCAGACATTGGCATTTCTATGGGGATCTCAGGGTCAGCACTTGCAACAGAGACAGGAGATATCATTCTTATGTCGAATGACTTAAGGAAGATACCTAAAGGGATGAGACTAGCGAAGAGAAGTCATAGGAAAGTGATTGAGAATGTGGTTTTATCAGTGAGCATAAAAGGAGCGATCATGGGGCTTGGTTTTGCTGGTTACCCTCTGACTTGGGCAGCTGTTCTTGCAGATGCAGGAACTTGTTTGCT
- the LOC106306047 gene encoding uncharacterized protein LOC106306047 has translation MKRKDTTPPQKPNPSKKTKKTKKKNNPQTQRVDVPIEVLETKPCDQKETALGIVSEEGPWKNLELILSLQNSELKDKEKMELAFSFVEAYTGEKESDDEDEEQECQAVTTSRLVMYLSDWIQSLFFSKEQNFQVKSEICLDFRCWSILSFCLKQSSILHVSINSSRYLLKAIGFIAGDLLSSIGDGQGFEAFSSVVDSVDLLFSSKSGLFNDNFDLWFSAVEPVLNLTHRVLAENIKDGNAFVLRFSCLVLEPFSTFMVQPTKKNGFHDFVDKLVEPLLSVLGLLIPREGKGYGLETTLLKLIQEILSLGLFHSSHIDGFLGLGGAERYLPESKVSKTVLKSYHRHFFTKFENMLVMKKEVELSCMGSLFSLFINRVMKQQRDSNQLATKASKQQGASTNDNESSAKSHHSSFIRWESRKSLFDFFLHLMEPILLKIDGHVESSSDTASLLADFCCLIKSANSLLYHFAHERIYVKTEDASEGACFCFLKKIFTTIVSVASQLQHTYSEGSKIHVLLAKELITAIGYLLQIEYEVIENDLVTLWLTILSFARFSSLSSENTEDDCPLTSLLLGLGCQLINLYSDLRQVSVAVLAMCKAVRLVIPSDVDNGEMVDIRELPLLERSAASVEKLMSCQDLRLAMHRAVKAIPEGQASDFIKSLTTDVSETIGWIRVSCSSSSREQDGEVAAFLAGALSAIYSLILDSLTIKTGNSISVAESMNSLVILIRPCLSHLVSSDSDCIESFLSAVTGKGLDIVISEKNRETYRKSARLFIIFFLRIYMSSRSLSRQLISLMPPKKSKEMAVIMGDSATARRGSDWVKKKSWNDEGYFSWICQPSASIVDIIKQISDVYLKDDSADCSLLVYILYGVALQRLVDLNRDIKSLDYVSQISDHQMHGTALEHVSVLKSEGEELTCFLLGNNTIIPGFAEGGTFETMDNTDQCLTAVRLGVLSQHIDIWCPHAGKKNMKSFLSHLIGSSVMSNFGLENSVDKGTQNKKTGLEQSSLGLLCDSVLYEHEFVRRSLAPSLSHILKTTADALFKDFAEEVDSQPDWSEVLLLLESSVAKLQSEAFVEAHVSQLDNRKFTACQNLLNLLCVMPKEYVNKKSLQLYASFLLDLERFIVFSMLRCLNKPSPGDMQNLFRLFITCRKTLKTIAMVSCDKVLRSTELPLSDTSLLTSWLFKSVQAVVTCQERVRSDFTRRSRGALFALMDHTSYMFLTVSKDQFSKALPLFDGELISTEGSGQANLAFESVTEQAETLLIALRTTFRNERTVFECKTLILNELVPIFSSLSGLLWGLASTVSHRDMQKSHMNAKLRWKSEEFSKLSGIIHVLSKFFEVFAQYLFLSADVQQEIGTSLNWTRLLDGTEGSNGLVSGDMVETSSDVKKQIIESLIKGNSTEVVLALRHLLITSAAILNLNLQIKGITFSPSFIPVLTGISFDLLSVLAGTSELPLEISFIWLDGAAKFLEELGSHLCLYKRMLNRDLLYSKSVELHLKVIGKCISLQGKEATLESHETGFGTNVIHAKKVESERSRSRSHQRLHWLEELKVRFRMSFKVLLHNSEESHLKSGLEAIQRALVGVCEVCPAIYSIQTGERDGGRISETAAAGIDCLDLVLEHATGRNRLSEVKGRIHGLMSAVFGIMAHMQSPFIFCTDTVVGKQCPKSPDAGSVILMCVEVLIRIAGKHALFEMNPSHISQSIHMPGAIFRDYGHLLHKDDQQQDLQVDQKFSVSLYAACCRLIYTSVKHHPKKTERSIATLLESVSALLHCLETAGNKVFKLAPFEVEEGITCACFLRRIYEELRQQKEVFGHHCFKFLSTYIWISCGYGPLKTGIKREVDEALRPGVYALVDSCSDQDRQYLHTVFGEGPCRNYLATLKQESDLNFKYEGKV, from the exons ATGAAAAGGAAGGATACCACTCCGCCGCAGAAACCCAATCCGTCGAAGAAAACAAAGAAGACGAAGAAGAAGAACAACCCTCAAACACAGCGTGTCGATGTTCCGATAGAGGTTTTAGAAACCAAACCTTGTGATCAAAAGGAAACAGCTTTAGGCATTGTTTCTGAAGAAGGTCCATGGAAGAACCTTGAGCTTATACTTTCCTTGCAGAACAGTGAATTGAAAGACAAAGA GAAGATGGAGCTGGCTTTCAGTTTTGTGGAAGCATATACAGGAGAGAAGGAGAGTGACGACGAGGATGAAGAACAAGAATGTCAAGCGGTTACTACATCGCGTCTGGTTATGTATCTAAGTGACTGGATCCAGTCACTGTTTTTCTCAAAAGAACAGAACTTTCAAGTTAAGTCCGAGATATGTTTGGACTTCAGATGCTGGAGCATCCTCAGCTTCTGCTTGAAGCAGTCATCGATCTTACACGTCTCTATCAATTCGTCAAGGTACCTTCTAAAGGCTATAGGGTTTATCGCCGGAGACCTTCTATCTTCTATTGGAGATGGTCAAGGCTTTGAAGCGTTCAGTTCTGTGGTTGACTCTGTAGACTTGTTGTTCTCATCGAAAAGTGGGCTTTTCAATGATAACTTCGACTTGTGGTTCTCAGCCGTCGAGCCTGTTCTGAACCTCACGCATAGAGTTCTTGCGGAGAATATCAAAGATGGTAATGCGTTTGTGCTTAGATTCTCTTGCTTGGTTCTTGAGCCGTTCTCTACGTTTATGGTTCAGCCGACTAAGAAGAATGGGTTTCATGATTTCGTAGACAAGCTTGTTGAGCCCTTACTGAGTGTGTTGGGGTTATTGATACCCAGAGAGGGCAAAGGTTATGGTTTGGAAACGACCTTGTTGAAGTTGATTCAGGAAATACTATCTCTAGGTCTGTTTCATTCATCTCATATCGATGGGTTCTTAGGCCTAGGCGGAGCGGAAAGGTATTTGCCAGAATCGAAAGTGAGCAAAACCGTTTTGAAAAGCTACCATCGGCATTTTTTCACCAAGTTTGAGAACATGTTAGTGATGAAGAAGGAGGTGGAGCTGAGCTGTATGGGGTCATTGTTTAGTTTGTTTATCAACAGAGTGATGAAACAGCAAAGAGACTCAAACCAGCTGGCTACAAAGGCCTCAAAGCAGCAAGGCGCATCTACAAATGATAACGAGTCTTCTGCAAAGAGTCATCACTCTAGTTTCATCCGCTGGGAGTCGCGGAAGTCACTTTTTGATTTCTTCCTGCATCTTATGGAACCTATACTGCTGAAGATCGATGGACATGTCGAATCTAGCTCTGACACTGCATCTCTATTAGCTGATTTCTGCTGTTTGATCAAGTCGGCAAACAGTTTGCTCTACCACTTTGCTCACGAGAGAATATACGTGAAGACAGAGGATGCATCTGAAGGAGCTTGCTTTTGTTTCTTGAAGAAAATCTTCACAACAATAGTTTCAGTTGCTTCTCAGTTACAACACACATACTCTGAAGGGTCGAAGATTCATGTTTTGTTAGCCAAGGAGCTGATCACTGCGATAGGCTACTTGTTGCAAATTGAATACGAAGTTATTGAGAATGATTTAGTTACTTTGTGGCTAACCATTCTCTCTTTCGCGAGGTTTAGTAGTCTTTCATCAGAGAATACAGAAGATGATTGCCCGTTGACTTCATTGTTGCTTGGTCTCGGATGCCAGTTGATAAATTTATACAGTGACCTCCGCCAG GTAAGTGTTGCTGTACTTGCTATGTGCAAAGCTGTGAGGCTTGTGATACCTTCTGATGTTGATAATGGGGAGATGGTCGACATCAGAGAGCTTCCACTGTTAGAAAGAAGCGCAGCATCAGTGGAGAAGCTCATGTCATGTCAAGATCTAAGGCTTGCTATGCATAGAGCTGTTAAAGCTATACCAGAAGGCCAAGCATCTGATTTCATCAAGAGCTTGACTACAGATGTATCAGAAACCATAGGTTGGATAAGAGTTAGTTGCTCATCAAGTTCTAGAGAACAAGATGGAGAGGTAGCAGCGTTCTTGGCCGGAGCTTTGTCTGCTATCTATTCACTTATTCTGGACTCGCTAACTATCAAAACCGGTAACAGTATCAGTGTCGCCGAGTCCATGAACTCTCTGGTGATTCTCATCCGTCCTTGCTTAAGTCACCTTGTTTCTTCCGACTCAGATTGCATCGAAAGTTTCCTTTCTGCTGTCACCGGAAAAGGTTTGGACATTGTAATCTCTGAAAAGAATAGAGAGACCTACAGAAAGTCTGCGCGCTTGTTTATTATCTTCTTCCTGCGAATTTACATGTCTTCCCGAAGCTTATCTAGGCAACTGATTAGTCTTATGCCTCCGAAAAAGTCGAAAGAGATGGCTGTTATTATGGGCGACTCTGCCACGGCTCGTCGTGGAAGTGATTGGGTGAAAAAGAAGAGTTGGAACGATGAAGGCTATTTTTCATGGATCTGCCAGCCTTCAGCTTCTATTGTTGACATCATTAAGCAAATTTCAGATGTTTACCTCAAGGATGACAGTGCAGATTGCTCCTTGCTGGTGTATATATTATACGGAGTCGCTCTTCAGAGACTTGTTGATTTAAACAGGGACATAAAATCACTTGATTATGTGTCGCAGATAAGTGATCATCAGATGCATGGTACAGCGCTCGAACATGTATCAGTGCTTAAGTCTGAAGGAGAAGAGCTTACTTGTTTCCTTTTGGGTAATAACACCATCATACCAGGATTTGCTGAAGGTGGAACTTTTGAAACAATGGATAACACTGATCAGTGTTTGACTGCTGTGCGTTTGGGAGTTCTTAGCCAGCATATTGATATTTGGTGTCCCCATGCTGGGAAAAAGAATATGAAGAGCTTCCTGTCTCATTTAATAGGAAGTTCTGTTATGTCTAATTTTGGCTTGGAGAATAGTGTAGACAAAGGCACTCAAAATAAGAAAACAGGGTTGGAACAGTCTTCGTTAGGGCTTCTTTGTGATTCAGTATTGTATGAGCATGAA TTTGTTCGCAGGTCTTTGGCGCCGAGTCTTTCCCACATACTCAAAACCACAGCAGATGCATTGTTCAAGGACTTCGCCGAAGAAGTAGATTCACAACCAGATTGGTCAGAGGTGTTACTCTTGCTTGAAAGTTCAGTTGCCAAGCTTCAGTCGGAAGCCTTTGTCGAGGCACATGTGTCACAGCTAGACAATCGAAAGTTCACAGCATGTCAAAATTTGCTAAATCTCTTATGTGTTATGCCCAAGGAGTATGTGAATAAGAAGTCACTCCAACTTTATGCAAGTTTTCTTCTCGACCTTGAGAG GTTTATAGTTTTTAGCATGTTGAGATGTTTGAACAAGCCGTCTCCGGGTGATATGCAAAACCTTTTCAGGCTGTTCATCACTTGCAGAAAAACTTTGAAAACTATTGCTATGGTTTCTTGCGACAAGGTGCTAAGATCTACCGAGTTGCCTTTATCTGATACTTCGTTGTTGACTTCTTGGCTTTTCAAATCAGTACAAGCTGTGGTTACTTGCCAAGAGAGAGTTAGGAGTGATTTTACAAGAAGATCAAGGGGCGCCCTCTTTGCATTGATGGATCACACATCATATATGTTTCTAACCGTGAGTAAAGATCAATTCAGCAAGGCGCTACCTTTGTTCGATGGAGAACTCATTTCAACCGAGGGAAGTGGACAAGCAAACCTTGCTTTTGAGAGCGTGACAGAACAGGCAGAAACTCTACTAATTGCTTTAAGGACTACCTTCAGAAATGAGAGAACAGTCTTTGAATGTAAGACACTGATACTGAACGAGTTAGTACCCATATTCTCTTCTCTTAGTGGGTTGTTGTGGGGATTAGCATCTACAGTGAGTCACAGAGATATGCAGAAGAGTCATATGAACGCCAAATTGAGATGGAAATCAGAAGAATTCTCGAAGCTTTCTGGCATTATCCATGTGCTTAGCAAATTTTTTGAGGTTTTCGCACAGTATCTGTTTCTTAGTGCTGATGTGCAGCAAGAAATTGGAACCAGTCTCAACTGGACTAGATTGCTTGATGGGACCGAGGGTTCAAATGGTCTTGTGTCTGGTGACATGGTGGAGACTAGCAGCGATGTGAAAAAACAAATTATTGAGAGCTTAATAAAGGGGAACTCTACGGAAGTAGTATTGGCACTCAGGCATCTGTTAATCACTTCTGCCGCTATTTTAAATCTAAATCTGCAGATCAAGGGCATCACATTCTCACCCTCATTCATCCCTGTTCTCACAGGCATCTCATTTGATCTACTGTCTGTGTTAGCAGGCACGAGCGAGTTACCTCTCGAGATCTCATTCATATGGTTGGATGGTGCAGCGAAATTTCTAGAAGAATTAGGGAGCCACTTGTGCTTGTATAAACGTATGTTAAACAGAGATCTTCTCTACTCAAAGTCGGTTGAGTTGCACCTGAAGGTGATTGGGAAATGCATATCGCTACAAGGGAAAGAGGCTACCTTGGAGTCTCACGAGACAGGGTTTGGTACTAACGTAATCCATGCTAAGAAAGTGGAATCAGAAAGAAGCCGAAGCCGGTCTCATCAGAGATTACATTGGTTGGAGGAATTAAAAGTGAGGTTTAGAATGTCATTTAAAGTGTTGTTACATAACTCCGAAGAGTCACATTTAAAGTCAGGACTAGAAGCTATACAAAGAGCACTGGTTGGAGTGTGTGAAGTGTGCCCAGCTATCTATAGCATACAGACTGGAGAGAGAGATGGGGGTAGAATCTCTGAAACCGCTGCGGCTGGTATTGACTGTCTGGACCTAGTTCTGGAGCATGCCACAG GTCGCAATCGTTTGAGTGAGGTTAAAGGACGCATTCATGGCTTAATGTCGGCTGTGTTTGGTATCATGGCTCACATGCAGAGTCCATTCATCTTCTGCACAGATACAGTTGTTGGCAAGCAGTGTCCCAAATCTCCAGATGCTGGATCAGTCATTCTCATGTGTGTCGAAGTCTTGATAAGAATAGCAGGGAAACACGCATTGTTTGAGATGAATCCATCGCACATAAGCCAATCCATACATATGCCCGGAGCAATTTTTCGAGATTATGGACATTTGTTACATAAGGATGATCAGCAACAAGATCTCCAAGTAGACCAGAAATTCTCGGTGAGCCTGTATGCTGCTTGCTGCCGACTAATATATACATCTGTTAAGCATCATCCCAA AAAAACTGAGCGCTCCATTGCTACACTACTAGAATCTGTTTCTGCGCTTCTTCATTGCCTGGAGACAGCAGGAAACAAAGTTTTTAAGCTTGCTCCGTTTGAAGTGGAAGAGGGAATCACATGTGCTTGTTTTCTTCGGAGGATCTATGAAGAG CTGAGACAGCAGAAGGAAGTCTTTGGACATCATTGTTTCAAGTTCTTGTCAACTTACATATGGATTTCTTGTGGATATGGTCCTCTTAAAACGGGTATCAAAAG GGAGGTAGATGAAGCCTTAAGGCCTGGTGTGTATGCTCTCGTAGACTCTTGCTCTGATCAGGATCGTCAGTATCTCCATACAGTATTTGGTG AAGGTCCTTGTAGGAACTATCTAGCAACTCTGAAACAAGAGTCCGATTTGAATTTCAAGTACGAAGGAAAGGTTTAG
- the LOC106293901 gene encoding uncharacterized protein LOC106293901: MGCSNSKLGEDEAVQICRDRKRFIKEAVEHRTSFASAHIAYIHSLRKVSDALREYIEGDEPHEFPLDTFVTPVKRMTSSDGFIELSQSKVESKLEVSYLMASGTRPVQVEEKPPRSPETYHVETYGADSFLGMNMNMNSPAAHNNSSSIPLPSPQNSQWDFFWNPFSSLDYYGYNYDNRRGMEDEVRRVREEEGIPDLEEDESSPRFQDHHNIMKVTEDCKTDQEGNVSEVETQEQEQGNNVVTRGDAKGEETQGFTVYLTRRSTSMGEVIKDLEDQFEIICSAANEVSGLLEAGRAQYISSNSELSAMKMLNPVSLFSSRSSSSSSRFLITSESSSSEFSEESCMLSGSHQSTLDRLYAWEKKLYDEVKSGERIRIAYEKKCLALRNHDVKGDNSSSVDKTRATMRDLHTQMMVSIHSIESISERIETLRDQELLPQLLELLQGLARMWKVMAECHQIQTRTLDEAKRLFAATMLKKRQQSSLPEVNTQRLARSALNLVAQLRNWRVCFQAWITSQRSYVLSLTGWLLRCFRCDPDPEKVRLTTCPHRIYEVCIGWSRLLNGLNEKPVVDKLDFFACGMGSIFARQLREEDQSQGRDGSRSMELVEADKVEEEEERMMNAEKLAEIAVKVLCHGMCVAVSSLAEFAISSADEHSKLVNHPEEATSEQQHQEQTGM, from the exons ATGGGATGTTCTAATTCAAAGTTAGGTGAGGATGAAGCTGTTCAGATCTGCAGAGACAGGAAACGTTTCATCAAAGAAGCAGTGGAACACAGGACAAGCTTTGCTTCTGCCCACATTGCCTATATCCACTCTCTAAGAAAGGTTTCAGATGCTCTCCGCGAATACATAGAAGGAGACGAGCCACACGAATTTCCACTGGACACATTTGTTACTCCAGTGAAGAGAATGACCAGCTCAGACGGTTTCATAGAGTTATCTCAGAGCAAGGTCGAATCAAAACTAGAAGTCAGTTACCTGATGGCTAGTGGAACCAGACCGGTTCAGGTTGAAGAAAAGCCTCCTAGATCACCTGAGACTTACCACGTTGAGACTTATGGAGCAGATAGTTTCTTGGGGATGAACATGAACATGAACTCGCCTGCAGCACACAATAACAGTTCTAGCATACCACTTCCTTCACCACAGAACTCTCAATGGGACTTCTTTTGGAACCCATTCTCTTCACTGGACTATTACGGATACAACTATGATAACCGGAGAGGTATGGAGGATGAGGTGAGGAGAGTTCGTGAGGAAGAAGGGATCCCTGATCTTGAAGAAGATGAATCATCTCCAAGGTTTCAAGATCATCATAACATCATGAAAGTTACAGAAGACTGTAAAACGGATCAAGAAGGCAATGTTAGTGAGGTCGAAACTCAAGAACAAGAACAAGGAAACAATGTGGTTACAAGAGGTGATGCAAAAGGAGAAGAGACACAAGGCTTCACTGTGTACTTGACTCGTAGGTCGACAAGCATGGGAGAAGTTATCAAAGATCTTGAAGATCAGTTTGAGATCATATGTAGTGCTGCTAATGAAGTTTCAGGTTTACTTGAAGCTGGTCGAGCTCAGTACATATCTTCTAATAGTGAACTCAGCG CCATGAAAATGCTGAATCCAGTATCTTTGTTCTCATCAAGATCTTCTTCCTCCTCATCAAGATTCTTGATCACCTCTGAAAGCAGCAGCAGTGAGTTTTCAGAAGAGTCTTGTATGCTTTCTGGTAGCCATCAATCAACATTGGACCGGCTTTACGCGTGGGAGAAGAAACTCTATGATGAAGTTAAG TCTGGAGAAAGGATAAGGATTGCATACGAGAAGAAATGTTTAGCCTTAAGGAACCATGATGTGAAAGGAGACAACTCTTCTTCAGTTGACAAGACAAGAGCTACAATGAGAGACTTGCACACTCAGATGATGGTCTCAATACACTCAATAGAATCTATCTCCGAAAGGATTGAGACTTTAAGAGACCAAGAACTGCTTCCTCAGCTTCTTGAGCTTCTTCAAGG ATTAGCTAGGATGTGGAAAGTGATGGCAGAGTGTCACCAGATACAGACGCGAACGTTGGACGAAGCCAAGCGATTATTTGCTGCAACCATGCTCAAGAAGAGACAACAGAGTTCATTACCGGAGGTCAACACTCAGAGACTAGCTAGGTCTGCTTTAAACCTAGTGGCTCAGCTAAGAAACTGGAGAGTTTGCTTCCAAGCATGGATCACTTCCCAGAGATCATACGTTTTGTCTTTAACCGGTTGGTTACTCAGATGTTTCAGATGCGACCCTGATCCGGAGAAAGTGAGACTAACAACTTGTCCTCACCGGATCTATGAAGTGTGCATTGGATGGTCAAGGCTGCTCAACGGGTTGAACGAGAAGCCTGTGGTGGATAAACTCGATTTCTTTGCATGTGGGATGGGTTCGATCTTTGCTAGGCAGCTTAGGGAAGAAGATCAGTCTCAGGGGAGAGATGGTTCGAGGAGCATGGAGCTTGTTGAAGCTGACAAGGTGGAGGAAGAGGAGGAGAGGATGATGAATGCTGAAAAACTGGCTGAGATTGCAGTTAAGGTACTCTGCCATGGGATGTGTGTTGCAGTGAGCTCACTTGCTGAGTTTGCAATCAGCTCGGCTGATGAACACTCCAAGCTCGTTAACCATCCAGAGGAGGCCACGTCAGAGCAGCAGCATCAGGAGCAAACTGGGATGTAA